The following are encoded together in the Oncorhynchus nerka isolate Pitt River linkage group LG25, Oner_Uvic_2.0, whole genome shotgun sequence genome:
- the zgc:56622 gene encoding aldose reductase-related protein 2 isoform X1 codes for MEVSTSVVRTVELNDGTRMPLLGLGTWKSGSSAAVCQSAVEAAIAAGYRHIDTAYSYCNEVEISKALRSKMQQGIIQRQDMYVVSKLWSTHHATHDIPLCLNKSLSDLQLDYLDLYLMHFPVGLKKVDDELFPMRDGEMLTTDIDYLDVWKGMEALQASGKVKSIGVSNFNVLQLERLLSVAKVPPAVNQVELHPYLVQSDLVDFCKSRNITLTAYSPLGSPGRPKEFHCGDTDPEKLLEDPVVGDVAKKHRRSPAQVLLRYHVQQGIAVIPKSVKPNHILENTKIFDFSLTEEDMSALRGLNRGWKSCIIDSLKSHPYYPFE; via the exons ATGGAGGTGAGCACCAGTGTTGTTCGGACAGTAGAGCTGAATGATGGCACACGCATGCCCCTGCTGGGCTTGGGAACATGGaag TCAGGCAGTTCAGCAGCAGTGTGTCAAAGTGCGGTGGAAGCTGCCATAGCTGCTGGTTACCGTCACATAGACACAGCCTACAGCTACTGCAATGAGGTCGAGATCAGCAAGGCCCTCCGCTCCAAGATGCAGCAAGGCATCATCCAACGACAAGACATGTACGTCGTCAGTAAG TTGTGGAGTACACACCATGCGACCCATGACATCCCATTGTGTCTAAACAAGTCCCTGAGTGACCTGCAGCTGGACTATCTGGACCTGTATCTGATGCACTTCCCTGTAGGACTGAAG AAAGTGGATGATGAGCTCTTCCctatgagagatggagaaatgctcaccacTGACATTGACTATCTGGACGTGTGGAAG GGGATGGAGGCCTTGCAGGCCTCAGGGAAAGTGAAGAGCATTGGCGTTTCCAACTTCAACGTCCTCCAGCTGGAGAGACTGCTCTCTGTGGCCAAGGTTCCCCCTGCAGTCAACCAG GTGGAGCTGCATCCCTACCTGGTCCAGTCTGACCTGGTGGATTTCTGCAAGTCTCGCAACATCACCCTCACTGCCTACAGCCCCTTAGGTTCCCCTGGAAGACCCAAAGAATT TCACTGTGGAGACACTGATCCTGAGAAGCTGCTGGAAGACCCTGTGGTAGGAGACGTGGCTAAGAAGCACCGACGGAGCCCCGCTCAG gtacTGCTGAGGTACCATGTGCAGCAGGGTATTGCAGTGATCCCCAAAAGTGTGAAACCCAATCACATTCTGGAAAACACTAAG ATCTTTGACTTCTCTCTGACTGAAGAGGACATGTCGGCACTGAGAGGACTGAATAGAGGCTGGAAGAGCTGCATCATCGACTC CTTGAAGTCTCATCCATACTACCCCTTTGAATGA
- the zgc:56622 gene encoding aldose reductase-related protein 2 isoform X2, translated as MEVSTSVVRTVELNDGTRMPLLGLGTWKSGSSAAVCQSAVEAAIAAGYRHIDTAYSYCNEVEISKALRSKMQQGIIQRQDMYVVSKLWSTHHATHDIPLCLNKSLSDLQLDYLDLYLMHFPVGLKKVDDELFPMRDGEMLTTDIDYLDVWKGMEALQASGKVKSIGVSNFNVLQLERLLSVAKVPPAVNQVELHPYLVQSDLVDFCKSRNITLTAYSPLGSPGRPKEFHCGDTDPEKLLEDPVVGDVAKKHRRSPAQVLLRYHVQQGIAVIPKSVKPNHILENTKIFDFSLTEEDMSALRGLNRGWKSCIIDS; from the exons ATGGAGGTGAGCACCAGTGTTGTTCGGACAGTAGAGCTGAATGATGGCACACGCATGCCCCTGCTGGGCTTGGGAACATGGaag TCAGGCAGTTCAGCAGCAGTGTGTCAAAGTGCGGTGGAAGCTGCCATAGCTGCTGGTTACCGTCACATAGACACAGCCTACAGCTACTGCAATGAGGTCGAGATCAGCAAGGCCCTCCGCTCCAAGATGCAGCAAGGCATCATCCAACGACAAGACATGTACGTCGTCAGTAAG TTGTGGAGTACACACCATGCGACCCATGACATCCCATTGTGTCTAAACAAGTCCCTGAGTGACCTGCAGCTGGACTATCTGGACCTGTATCTGATGCACTTCCCTGTAGGACTGAAG AAAGTGGATGATGAGCTCTTCCctatgagagatggagaaatgctcaccacTGACATTGACTATCTGGACGTGTGGAAG GGGATGGAGGCCTTGCAGGCCTCAGGGAAAGTGAAGAGCATTGGCGTTTCCAACTTCAACGTCCTCCAGCTGGAGAGACTGCTCTCTGTGGCCAAGGTTCCCCCTGCAGTCAACCAG GTGGAGCTGCATCCCTACCTGGTCCAGTCTGACCTGGTGGATTTCTGCAAGTCTCGCAACATCACCCTCACTGCCTACAGCCCCTTAGGTTCCCCTGGAAGACCCAAAGAATT TCACTGTGGAGACACTGATCCTGAGAAGCTGCTGGAAGACCCTGTGGTAGGAGACGTGGCTAAGAAGCACCGACGGAGCCCCGCTCAG gtacTGCTGAGGTACCATGTGCAGCAGGGTATTGCAGTGATCCCCAAAAGTGTGAAACCCAATCACATTCTGGAAAACACTAAG ATCTTTGACTTCTCTCTGACTGAAGAGGACATGTCGGCACTGAGAGGACTGAATAGAGGCTGGAAGAGCTGCATCATCGACTCGTAA
- the LOC115109332 gene encoding coactosin-like protein translates to MATRIDKEACRDAYNLVRDDNTEINWAAFKYEGHMIVPAGQGTDYEEFKSQCTDDVRLFGFVRITTGDAMSKRAKFTLITWIGENVSGLQRAKISTDKTLVKDIVQNFAKEFMISDPRELEEDYIRTELKKAGGANYDAQGE, encoded by the exons ATGGCAACACGAATCGATAAAGAGGCTTGCAGGGACGCTTATAACCTCGTCAGAGACGATAACACAGAGATAAACTG GGCCGCGTTTAAATATGAGGGTCATATGATTGTGCCGGCGGGCCAGGGGACTGATTATGAAGAATTCAAGAGTCAGTGCACAG atGATGTGCGTCTCTTTGGCTTTGTGCGGATCACGACGGGTGACGCCATGAGCAAGCGTGCCAAGTTCACCCTCATCACCTGGATAGGGGAAAACGTGAGCGGCCTGCAGCGTGCCAAGATCAGCACTGACAAGACATTGGTGAAAGACATTGTCCAG AACTTTGCCAAGGAGTTCATGATCAGTGATCCTCGTGAGCTGGAGGAGGACTACATTCGCACCGAGCTGAAGAAGGCAGGTGGGGCCAACTATGACGCccagggagagtag